The Spirosoma foliorum genome has a window encoding:
- a CDS encoding DNA polymerase III subunit: MQFSEIIGQEETKQLLLRAVQTNHLAHALLFDGPEGSANLALALALAQYVNCEDKQANDACGRCASCIKSQKLVHPDQHMVFPVANLGKGKNSETYLADWRKFLLEQPYRTLPNWLETMGADNKQGNISAEEARNILQKLSLKAYEGAYKIMLIWLPELMNVTSANALLKVLEEPPAQTLFLLVTNQPDKLLITILSRTQRVAVRAFTDEEVATYLRQHLNLDETTARRIAYLADGNLAEALQLSQNDTASMDQHNWFAEWMRTCYRQDLISLVKQADQFDGFNKEKQKGLLEYSIRLYRDLFLWQQGAAELLRLPDNEMAFVKNFAKILTINHIERIVHDLNEATYHLERNARAKMIMLDMSLTFSRLIR, encoded by the coding sequence ATGCAATTTTCTGAAATAATTGGCCAGGAAGAAACCAAGCAGCTATTGCTGCGAGCGGTTCAAACGAACCATCTTGCACATGCCTTGTTGTTCGATGGTCCCGAAGGCAGTGCGAATCTGGCGCTGGCCTTGGCCCTGGCTCAATATGTCAACTGCGAGGATAAACAGGCCAACGATGCCTGCGGGCGATGTGCGTCCTGTATAAAAAGCCAGAAACTGGTTCACCCCGATCAGCACATGGTTTTTCCGGTGGCCAATCTGGGAAAGGGCAAAAATTCCGAAACGTATTTAGCCGACTGGCGAAAGTTTCTGCTCGAACAACCCTATCGAACCTTACCCAACTGGCTCGAAACGATGGGAGCCGACAACAAACAGGGCAATATTTCGGCCGAAGAAGCTCGAAATATTCTGCAAAAGCTGTCGCTCAAAGCCTATGAGGGGGCCTACAAGATTATGCTCATCTGGCTTCCCGAACTGATGAACGTGACCTCGGCCAATGCGTTATTGAAAGTACTGGAAGAACCACCAGCGCAAACCTTGTTTCTGCTCGTGACGAATCAGCCCGATAAGCTGCTCATCACGATTCTATCCAGAACCCAACGGGTAGCCGTACGGGCATTTACGGATGAGGAAGTGGCTACCTACCTGCGTCAGCACCTGAATCTCGATGAAACCACAGCCCGTCGTATCGCTTATCTGGCCGACGGGAATCTGGCTGAAGCCCTGCAACTAAGCCAGAACGATACGGCCTCGATGGATCAGCACAATTGGTTTGCCGAATGGATGCGTACCTGCTACCGACAGGATCTGATTTCGCTGGTTAAACAGGCTGATCAATTCGACGGTTTCAACAAGGAAAAGCAGAAAGGGCTTTTGGAATATAGTATCCGTTTGTACCGCGATCTATTTCTCTGGCAGCAGGGAGCCGCCGAATTATTACGCTTGCCAGACAACGAGATGGCCTTTGTCAAGAATTTTGCTAAAATATTAACGATCAATCACATAGAAAGAATCGTACACGATCTAAACGAAGCAACTTACCATCTCGAACGCAACGCCCGCGCCAAGATGATTATGCTCGATATGTCCTTAACATTCAGCCGGTTGATTAGATAA
- a CDS encoding putative sugar nucleotidyl transferase, whose translation MPNLILFDDPVIRTALLPFTFTRPVAGIRVGIQTLAEKWADVLGQTGSFLTEPYLRAKFAQNAGSDNWYINGAVCPTPALHEAILALTPGAGLITAGGVVLAIRTNTKLTASPTINGSYSFQPFDEPLTIIYNLWDIFVHNGDQIRADFARLTAGRTSEPITDPFTRCYAPENIFVEPGATIRASILNAEGGPIYIGKNATISEGSIVMGPFSLGEESTVNWGGKMRSNTTIGPFCKVGGEVSNSIFFGHSNKGHDGFLGNSAIGEWCNLGANVNNSNLKNDYSNVKLHSYATGRLEDTGRIFCGLMMGDFTKAGISTMFNTGTVVGVSANVFGSGFQPKHISSFSWGGAIDGFTTYRLEKALHVAAEAFKRRNKVFDKQEEDILREIFTLERTRSFDNSSPFDL comes from the coding sequence ATGCCGAACCTGATTTTATTTGACGATCCGGTTATCCGAACAGCGCTGCTGCCCTTCACCTTTACGCGACCGGTGGCGGGTATTCGTGTGGGTATCCAAACGCTGGCCGAAAAATGGGCTGATGTGCTTGGCCAGACAGGATCGTTTTTGACAGAACCGTATTTACGAGCCAAATTCGCTCAGAATGCAGGCTCCGACAATTGGTATATCAACGGGGCTGTTTGTCCAACACCAGCACTGCATGAGGCCATTTTAGCGCTAACACCCGGCGCAGGTCTTATAACGGCAGGTGGTGTTGTGCTAGCCATCCGAACGAATACTAAATTGACGGCTTCGCCTACGATCAACGGCAGCTATAGCTTTCAGCCGTTCGATGAGCCACTAACCATCATCTATAATCTGTGGGATATTTTCGTTCATAATGGCGACCAGATTCGGGCCGATTTTGCCCGATTAACCGCCGGACGAACATCAGAACCCATCACAGACCCCTTTACGCGTTGCTACGCTCCCGAAAACATTTTCGTAGAACCCGGCGCGACCATTCGGGCCTCTATTCTAAATGCAGAAGGCGGGCCGATTTACATTGGAAAGAACGCAACGATTAGTGAAGGCTCTATTGTAATGGGGCCGTTCTCGCTTGGTGAGGAATCGACCGTGAACTGGGGCGGCAAAATGCGTAGTAACACCACCATTGGGCCATTTTGTAAAGTAGGTGGCGAAGTAAGCAACTCCATCTTCTTCGGCCATAGCAACAAAGGGCACGATGGCTTTTTAGGCAATTCGGCCATTGGCGAATGGTGTAATCTGGGCGCTAACGTAAATAACTCGAACCTCAAAAACGACTATAGCAACGTTAAACTCCACTCCTACGCAACGGGGCGACTTGAAGATACGGGTCGTATTTTCTGTGGCCTCATGATGGGCGACTTTACCAAAGCGGGTATCAGCACCATGTTCAATACCGGCACTGTTGTGGGCGTTAGCGCCAACGTGTTTGGCAGTGGATTTCAACCTAAACACATATCTTCCTTCTCATGGGGCGGGGCTATTGACGGCTTCACCACTTATCGACTAGAAAAAGCGCTTCATGTAGCAGCCGAAGCCTTTAAACGACGCAATAAAGTATTTGATAAACAGGAAGAAGACATCCTCAGAGAAATCTTCACGCTGGAGCGAACCCGATCCTTTGATAACTCATCCCCATTCGATTTATAG
- a CDS encoding ATP-dependent zinc protease family protein, whose protein sequence is MKAKTPKPKQIIGMTDLVDFPDLSLFDVQAKIDTGAYTSALHCKDVRLVKSGVRTMLSFLLIGKSGEEARPFYSNEFSQRMIRNSFGVAEKRYVIKTRIILFGRTIRAEFTLADRENLKNPVLLGRKLLRNRFIVDVSQKNLSYQKKKSQVHSQK, encoded by the coding sequence ATGAAAGCCAAAACGCCTAAGCCTAAGCAAATTATTGGCATGACAGACCTTGTCGATTTTCCAGACTTGAGTCTTTTCGATGTGCAGGCTAAAATTGATACGGGAGCCTATACATCGGCTTTACATTGCAAAGATGTTCGCCTGGTGAAGTCGGGCGTTCGAACCATGTTAAGTTTCTTGTTAATTGGTAAAAGTGGCGAGGAAGCGCGGCCGTTTTATAGCAACGAGTTCAGCCAGCGCATGATTCGCAACTCATTCGGCGTGGCGGAAAAACGCTATGTTATTAAAACCCGAATTATTTTATTCGGACGAACCATTCGGGCTGAGTTTACCCTCGCCGACCGGGAAAACCTCAAAAATCCAGTGCTATTAGGGCGAAAACTGCTCCGTAACCGCTTTATCGTAGACGTTTCTCAGAAAAACTTATCGTACCAGAAAAAAAAGTCGCAAGTCCACAGTCAAAAGTAG